The following proteins come from a genomic window of Campylobacter concisus:
- a CDS encoding DNA-deoxyinosine glycosylase — MGQTHPFQPIFDKNSKILILGSFPSVVSRKFGFYYANPQNRFWRVLAQILNVPPPASKEEKIKFLLAHGIAIYDAAISCEIKGSSDAKMTAVVPANLEPIFKTANITQVYANGGKAHEICEKYLKTQILNATGKEPVKLPSTSSANANFSFERLVQEWTVISEALKDG; from the coding sequence ATGGGCCAAACCCATCCTTTTCAACCGATTTTTGATAAAAACTCTAAAATTTTAATCCTCGGATCCTTTCCATCCGTCGTTTCTCGTAAATTTGGCTTTTACTACGCAAATCCGCAAAATCGCTTTTGGCGTGTGCTGGCGCAAATTTTAAATGTGCCGCCGCCTGCGAGTAAGGAGGAAAAGATAAAATTCCTACTCGCCCACGGCATCGCTATCTACGACGCTGCGATCTCGTGCGAGATAAAGGGCTCGAGCGACGCCAAAATGACCGCCGTGGTGCCTGCAAATTTAGAACCGATCTTTAAAACCGCAAATATCACGCAAGTCTACGCAAACGGCGGTAAGGCGCACGAAATCTGCGAAAAATACCTAAAAACTCAAATTTTAAACGCAACGGGTAAAGAACCCGTCAAGCTACCCTCGACTAGCTCGGCGAATGCAAATTTTAGCTTTGAAAGGCTAGTACAAGAGTGGACGGTCATCTCGGAGGCACTAAAAGACGGCTAA
- a CDS encoding toxin-antitoxin system YwqK family antitoxin — protein MKILKFLFLLPLLAIGAQALEPKIVMKPEASLKNGLYYVKGKLYDGTLKMLRYSVEDLYGVNAMGMVYPRLKPLPPTLIREIDVQGGMAVRYRDYFDGRDKPSNEYPLKNGVREGTAKHYHADSGALMGESEYKNDVRDGRYRRYYFDEGGALKQEGVFKADKREGIFTDYYISGEVSARSPYAGGLRNGEDFDYYKSGKIRGKRTYKEGKREGAETWYYESGAVEETGEYKNDRKSGVWKRFYENGKTRVVENYKDGEKDGVAREYYPSGKLRGEYEYKDGRQTGAGLDYYESGVPAAKVMFKNGRYHGLYEEYHENGKLKARVMFEDGLEVGEARHYYANGKLEAEGEFERGRLIHAKKYDESGRLISDKSDKNGLPRG, from the coding sequence GTGAAAATCCTAAAATTTCTATTTTTACTTCCGCTTCTAGCCATCGGTGCGCAGGCGCTGGAGCCAAAAATCGTAATGAAGCCCGAAGCAAGCCTAAAAAACGGGCTTTACTACGTAAAAGGCAAGCTCTACGACGGCACGTTAAAGATGCTTCGATACAGCGTCGAGGACCTATATGGCGTAAATGCGATGGGCATGGTCTATCCGAGGCTAAAACCCCTGCCACCAACGCTCATACGCGAGATCGACGTGCAGGGCGGCATGGCGGTGCGATACAGGGACTATTTTGACGGCAGAGACAAGCCCTCAAACGAATATCCCCTAAAAAACGGCGTCCGCGAGGGCACGGCGAAGCACTACCACGCAGATAGCGGCGCTCTGATGGGCGAGAGCGAATACAAAAATGACGTCCGCGACGGGCGTTATCGCCGCTACTATTTTGACGAGGGCGGCGCGTTAAAGCAGGAGGGCGTTTTCAAGGCGGACAAGCGAGAGGGCATTTTTACGGACTATTACATTAGCGGCGAGGTTAGCGCGCGCAGCCCGTACGCGGGCGGACTGCGAAACGGTGAGGACTTCGACTACTACAAAAGCGGCAAAATCCGCGGCAAGCGAACCTACAAAGAGGGTAAGCGAGAAGGCGCGGAGACATGGTACTACGAAAGCGGCGCCGTGGAGGAGACGGGCGAATACAAAAACGACCGCAAAAGCGGCGTTTGGAAGCGATTTTACGAAAACGGTAAAACACGCGTGGTAGAAAACTACAAAGACGGCGAGAAGGACGGCGTCGCGCGCGAATACTATCCAAGCGGCAAGCTACGAGGCGAATACGAGTACAAAGACGGCCGCCAAACGGGCGCGGGGCTGGACTACTACGAGAGCGGGGTGCCGGCGGCGAAAGTGATGTTTAAAAACGGGCGCTATCACGGACTGTACGAGGAGTATCACGAAAACGGCAAGCTAAAAGCCAGGGTGATGTTTGAGGACGGGCTGGAGGTCGGCGAGGCGCGCCACTACTACGCAAACGGCAAACTCGAAGCCGAGGGGGAGTTTGAGCGCGGCAGGCTCATCCACGCTAAAAAATACGATGAAAGCGGCAGGCTAATCAGCGACAAATCCGATAAAAACGGACTTCCGAGGGGGTAA
- a CDS encoding NAD(P)H-dependent oxidoreductase yields MKTLVILSHPNLAASRVNKALSQVAKAAADAKVRHLEGLYGLDIARIDARAEQDALAAAERIVFLYPMHWLNVPPMLKAYIDIVFSHELVGSGALKGKVLQLALSVSTPLSEYSKQGAIGFSLDEILTPLKIAANYCGMEFAVPFISSGFEPGEFGDDAVDAAAARFGKLLRGELSPGEYQI; encoded by the coding sequence ATGAAAACTCTTGTGATTTTATCGCACCCAAATCTCGCCGCATCGCGCGTAAACAAAGCCTTATCTCAGGTAGCAAAGGCCGCAGCGGACGCTAAGGTGCGGCATTTGGAGGGGCTTTACGGCTTAGATATCGCGCGCATAGACGCCCGCGCAGAGCAAGACGCGTTAGCGGCTGCCGAGCGCATCGTATTTTTGTACCCGATGCACTGGCTAAACGTGCCGCCTATGCTAAAAGCCTATATCGACATCGTCTTTTCGCACGAGCTGGTGGGTTCCGGCGCGCTTAAAGGCAAGGTCTTGCAGCTTGCGCTAAGCGTCAGTACTCCGCTTAGCGAATACTCTAAACAGGGCGCGATCGGCTTTAGCTTGGATGAAATTTTAACGCCGCTTAAGATCGCGGCAAACTACTGCGGGATGGAGTTTGCCGTGCCGTTTATTAGTAGCGGATTTGAGCCGGGCGAGTTTGGCGACGATGCCGTAGATGCCGCAGCTGCGCGCTTTGGCAAGCTTTTACGAGGAGAGCTAAGCCCAGGCGAATATCAAATTTAG
- a CDS encoding DMT family transporter, with protein sequence MNTHRLGILLTLVGGILWGFSGVCGQYLFSLGINSDFLVPYRLMLAGIVIVIFYAFKEPSTVFAPIKDIKLLGEFLVYALLGLMMTQYAYFYSIELSNAAVATVIQYTAPVLILAVICLKEKRAPRPLEILALLCAMLGVFFLSTHAQISSLVISPKALFWCLVSAVCVCVYNLAPARLNAKYSVTLTLGWGMVMGGIVLACYMRVWDFAGLNGINQWLAFIAVITLGTIFAFSFYMIGVKLIGAAKASLLACIEPLSAAFFGYFWLGTKFVFWDFLGFVLIISCIFLLSKREKL encoded by the coding sequence ATGAATACTCATCGTCTTGGGATACTCCTTACTTTAGTTGGCGGTATCCTTTGGGGATTTAGTGGGGTTTGTGGGCAGTATCTATTTTCACTTGGTATAAATTCTGATTTTTTGGTGCCATATAGACTGATGCTAGCTGGCATTGTTATTGTGATTTTTTATGCTTTTAAAGAACCAAGTACCGTTTTTGCTCCGATTAAAGATATAAAGCTCCTTGGCGAGTTTTTAGTCTATGCCCTGCTTGGGCTTATGATGACGCAGTACGCTTATTTTTACTCCATTGAGCTTTCAAATGCCGCAGTTGCGACTGTTATTCAATACACTGCGCCAGTTCTCATCCTAGCCGTCATCTGCCTAAAAGAGAAGCGAGCACCAAGACCACTTGAAATTTTAGCTCTGCTTTGCGCGATGCTTGGCGTATTTTTCCTAAGCACACATGCTCAAATTTCATCTCTTGTTATCTCGCCAAAAGCGCTATTTTGGTGCTTGGTGAGTGCCGTTTGTGTTTGTGTTTATAATCTTGCTCCAGCAAGGCTAAATGCTAAATATTCAGTCACTCTCACGCTTGGCTGGGGCATGGTTATGGGCGGAATAGTGCTTGCTTGCTATATGAGAGTTTGGGATTTTGCTGGGCTTAATGGTATAAATCAATGGCTTGCATTTATTGCTGTTATTACGCTTGGCACCATTTTTGCATTTAGCTTTTATATGATAGGTGTTAAGCTAATAGGCGCAGCAAAAGCTAGTTTATTAGCCTGCATAGAGCCACTAAGTGCAGCATTTTTTGGCTACTTTTGGCTTGGAACAAAATTTGTATTTTGGGATTTTTTAGGATTTGTTCTAATAATCTCTTGTATATTTTTACTATCAAAAAGAGAAAAATTATGA
- a CDS encoding DUF799 domain-containing protein, which produces MKNSLKFIAAIFLVVFFTGCSIKEPEPYDYSEFLQKRPHSILVLMPTNDSTEISGPAAVLANAVAPLSEAGYYVFPVALVNDTFKLNGITEPSEIAAVPLNKLDKIFHADSVLYINIKDYGTSYAVISSSTKVVLEAKLIDIKSGATLWQGSAMAAEDSSSGQSSLLGMLVSAVISQVANTISDRSYDLAAMADAYLFSRDCHNCILYGPYSPYYGKDAQLHKDR; this is translated from the coding sequence ATGAAAAATAGCCTGAAATTTATAGCCGCTATATTTTTGGTAGTATTTTTTACGGGCTGCTCTATAAAAGAGCCTGAGCCATACGACTACTCAGAATTTTTACAAAAAAGACCTCACTCTATCTTAGTGCTTATGCCAACAAACGATAGCACAGAAATTTCAGGTCCAGCTGCTGTTTTGGCAAATGCAGTCGCACCACTAAGTGAGGCAGGATACTATGTATTTCCAGTGGCTCTTGTAAATGATACCTTTAAGCTAAATGGCATAACCGAGCCAAGCGAGATCGCAGCCGTGCCACTAAATAAGCTTGATAAAATTTTCCATGCTGATAGTGTGCTTTACATCAATATAAAAGATTATGGTACGAGCTATGCGGTCATCTCAAGCTCAACAAAGGTTGTCCTTGAAGCAAAGCTTATTGATATAAAAAGCGGCGCTACTCTTTGGCAAGGCAGTGCTATGGCAGCAGAAGATAGCAGTAGTGGCCAAAGTAGCCTACTTGGCATGTTAGTCTCAGCCGTCATCTCACAGGTGGCAAATACCATCTCAGATAGATCATACGATCTAGCAGCGATGGCAGATGCTTATTTATTTTCAAGAGATTGCCATAACTGCATACTTTATGGACCATATTCGCCGTATTATGGCAAAGATGCACAGCTTCATAAAGATAGATAA
- a CDS encoding DUF4810 domain-containing protein, whose translation MASKIKLASLALFVLFLAGCGHSSAPKSLYYWDGSYSSSLYSYLNEEGDTNEQISRLENLVQISIQKGYKIAPGVYAHLGLLYLNNGNLGAANANFDKEVENFPESREYINFIKGSKNLTPKKVEQKEGANNEK comes from the coding sequence ATGGCAAGTAAAATAAAGCTTGCCAGCCTTGCGCTTTTTGTGCTATTTTTAGCGGGTTGCGGTCACTCAAGTGCTCCAAAGTCGCTTTATTATTGGGACGGATCATATAGTAGCTCGCTATATAGCTACCTAAATGAAGAGGGCGATACAAACGAGCAAATTTCACGCTTAGAAAATTTGGTGCAGATATCAATACAAAAGGGCTATAAGATCGCTCCTGGCGTATATGCACACCTTGGACTTTTATACTTAAATAACGGAAATTTAGGCGCTGCAAATGCAAATTTTGACAAAGAAGTAGAGAATTTCCCAGAGTCAAGGGAGTATATAAATTTCATCAAAGGCTCTAAAAATTTGACTCCAAAAAAAGTAGAGCAAAAAGAGGGAGCAAATAATGAAAAATAG
- a CDS encoding CsgG/HfaB family protein has protein sequence MKNVFKFGTVLLTAALFAGCASESSRVVETPKVASYGTVYNGQKISVSIGRFNNQSAYQNGVFADGEDRLGNQAQSILITNLQQSGRFLVLDRSNMKVIKQESELSKTAQNLKGARYVITGDVTEFGRKTTGDHQLFGILGKGKQQTAYSKVNLNIVDTKTAEVVYSVSGAGEYTLSNREIIGFGGTAGYDSTLNGKVLSLAIIEAVNNLVNGIESGAWQVK, from the coding sequence ATGAAAAATGTATTTAAATTTGGTACAGTTTTGCTTACAGCAGCTCTTTTTGCTGGATGTGCGAGTGAGAGCTCAAGAGTTGTCGAGACTCCAAAAGTAGCAAGCTACGGCACAGTTTACAATGGTCAAAAAATTTCAGTTTCGATAGGCCGATTTAATAATCAATCAGCTTACCAAAATGGTGTATTTGCTGATGGCGAGGATAGGCTTGGCAACCAAGCTCAAAGCATTTTGATCACAAATTTACAGCAAAGTGGTAGGTTTTTAGTGCTTGATAGATCAAATATGAAAGTGATCAAACAAGAGAGCGAGCTAAGTAAAACCGCTCAAAATCTAAAAGGTGCAAGATACGTGATAACCGGTGATGTGACCGAGTTTGGGCGAAAAACTACGGGCGATCATCAGCTATTTGGCATACTTGGCAAAGGTAAGCAACAAACTGCCTATTCAAAGGTAAATTTAAATATCGTTGATACCAAAACAGCTGAGGTTGTCTATTCGGTTAGCGGTGCTGGCGAATACACCCTTTCAAACAGAGAGATCATCGGCTTTGGCGGCACAGCAGGATACGACTCTACGCTAAATGGCAAGGTTTTAAGTCTAGCTATTATTGAAGCGGTAAATAATCTAGTAAATGGCATAGAAAGTGGAGCATGGCAAGTAAAATAA
- a CDS encoding MATE family efflux transporter codes for MVNKIKDQNTKFFSNADLAKLFFPIAVEQFLEYSLGLANSLMAASVSESAVSAISLVEFVMALFISIFTAIATGGSVVASQYLGNKQSGNAKITANQLVWFSFIFALFIAAVIIVLKDIILDYVFGDIGEQVRHDASHYLVFSAISAPFLAVYAAAAAIFRTMSNAKLPMYIMVAANLLNVLLTAISIYTFHTGILGIAISTLIAKMLACFVIVYLLLDVRLKLHIRKSFIYKFDYEIIKKILNIGVPYGFENSMFYVGRIIVLSLVSLFGTASIAANAVGGTIVMFQVLPGMAIGTGLSVVISRCVGANDFNQAKFYVRKSMISIYIVQLFSTAVILLLLEPLLLVYNLSSEAINLTRQIVWYHGIAMCLIWPLAYTYPTIFRAAGDAKYPMIVNLVCMFACRVILAYVFALTFDLGMIGTWFAMFADWAVKAVLFTIRYLKGTWMKFKAI; via the coding sequence ATGGTAAACAAAATCAAAGATCAAAATACAAAATTTTTCTCAAATGCCGACCTTGCAAAGCTCTTTTTCCCTATTGCGGTTGAGCAGTTTTTAGAGTATAGCCTAGGGCTTGCAAACTCGCTAATGGCAGCAAGTGTTAGTGAAAGCGCTGTAAGTGCGATTAGTCTTGTGGAGTTTGTCATGGCGCTATTTATTAGCATATTTACTGCTATCGCTACTGGCGGCTCAGTGGTTGCTAGTCAGTATCTTGGTAATAAACAAAGTGGCAATGCCAAAATCACAGCAAATCAGCTTGTTTGGTTTAGTTTTATCTTTGCCCTTTTTATCGCCGCAGTTATCATAGTTTTAAAAGATATTATCCTAGATTATGTCTTTGGCGATATTGGAGAGCAAGTAAGGCATGATGCTAGCCACTATCTTGTTTTCTCGGCCATTTCCGCGCCATTTTTGGCTGTCTATGCAGCAGCTGCGGCGATCTTTCGCACAATGTCAAACGCAAAGCTTCCTATGTATATTATGGTGGCTGCAAATTTATTAAATGTACTTCTAACTGCCATTAGTATTTATACGTTTCATACAGGCATTTTAGGCATCGCCATCAGTACGCTTATAGCCAAGATGCTCGCTTGCTTTGTTATAGTCTATTTGCTTCTTGATGTAAGGCTAAAACTTCACATAAGAAAGAGCTTTATCTATAAATTTGACTACGAGATTATCAAGAAAATTTTAAATATCGGCGTACCTTATGGCTTTGAAAATTCGATGTTTTATGTGGGTCGCATCATCGTTTTGAGCCTTGTTTCACTCTTTGGCACAGCAAGTATCGCTGCAAATGCCGTGGGCGGGACGATCGTGATGTTTCAAGTGCTTCCTGGTATGGCGATAGGAACAGGGCTTAGTGTGGTTATCTCAAGGTGTGTTGGCGCAAACGACTTTAATCAGGCTAAATTTTACGTAAGAAAATCAATGATAAGCATCTACATCGTGCAGCTTTTTAGCACAGCAGTAATTTTGCTTTTGCTTGAGCCATTGCTTCTTGTTTATAATCTCTCAAGCGAAGCCATAAATTTAACAAGGCAGATCGTCTGGTATCACGGTATCGCTATGTGTCTTATTTGGCCACTTGCCTATACGTATCCGACTATTTTTCGTGCTGCAGGGGACGCTAAATATCCGATGATTGTAAATTTAGTTTGTATGTTTGCTTGTAGAGTCATCTTGGCCTATGTCTTTGCGCTCACATTTGATCTTGGCATGATAGGTACTTGGTTTGCAATGTTTGCTGACTGGGCCGTAAAGGCAGTGCTTTTTACGATTAGATACCTAAAAGGCACATGGATGAAATTTAAAGCTATTTAA
- a CDS encoding acetyl-CoA carboxylase biotin carboxylase subunit, translating into MELKRILIANRGEIALRALRTIKEMGKEAVVVYSTADKDALYVKYADVAICIGKERSSDSYLNIPAIISAAEISEADAIFPGYGFLSENQNFVEICSHHKIKFIGPSVAAMALMSDKSKAKQVMQRAGVPVIPGSDGAVADTKAAKELAKKIGYPVILKAAAGGGGRGMRVVEREEDLEKAFWSAESEAMSAFGDGTMYMEKYILNPRHIEVQVIGDSHGNVLHIGERDCSMQRRHQKLIEESPAILLDEKTRERLHETAIKAAKAIGYEGAGTFEFLVDKNLDFYFIEMNTRLQVEHTVSEMVSGLDIIELMIKVAEGEALPSQESIELKGHAIECRITAEDPNTFTPCPGKITKYVCPGGRNVRMDSHIYQDYSIPPYYDSMIGKLVVWDTDRNRAIHKMKVALDQLIINGIKTTKDFHIAMMENKDFLSNNYDTNYLSRH; encoded by the coding sequence ATGGAATTAAAAAGAATTTTAATCGCAAACCGAGGCGAAATCGCCCTTCGTGCTTTGCGAACGATAAAGGAGATGGGTAAAGAAGCCGTTGTAGTCTATTCAACCGCTGATAAAGACGCACTTTACGTAAAATATGCTGACGTAGCCATTTGCATCGGCAAAGAGCGCTCAAGCGATAGCTATCTAAATATCCCAGCTATCATAAGTGCAGCTGAGATCAGCGAAGCAGACGCTATTTTCCCTGGATATGGCTTTTTAAGTGAAAATCAAAATTTTGTTGAAATTTGCTCACATCACAAGATCAAATTTATAGGACCAAGTGTTGCTGCGATGGCTTTGATGAGCGATAAAAGTAAGGCAAAGCAAGTCATGCAAAGAGCTGGCGTACCAGTCATCCCTGGCTCAGACGGCGCCGTGGCTGACACAAAAGCAGCAAAAGAGCTAGCTAAAAAGATAGGCTATCCAGTCATCTTAAAGGCTGCTGCAGGTGGTGGCGGACGTGGTATGCGCGTGGTTGAACGTGAAGAGGATTTAGAAAAAGCATTTTGGTCTGCTGAGAGCGAGGCGATGAGTGCATTTGGCGATGGCACAATGTATATGGAAAAATATATCCTAAACCCACGCCACATCGAAGTTCAAGTAATTGGCGATAGCCATGGCAATGTACTTCACATCGGCGAGCGTGACTGCTCGATGCAGCGTCGCCACCAAAAGCTGATCGAAGAAAGCCCAGCTATTTTGCTTGATGAAAAGACAAGAGAGAGACTTCACGAAACAGCCATAAAAGCGGCAAAAGCGATTGGTTACGAGGGAGCTGGTACGTTTGAGTTTTTGGTTGATAAAAATTTGGACTTTTACTTCATCGAGATGAATACAAGACTTCAAGTTGAGCACACAGTGAGCGAAATGGTAAGCGGACTTGATATCATCGAGCTTATGATAAAAGTGGCTGAAGGCGAGGCACTACCATCACAAGAGAGCATCGAGCTAAAAGGTCATGCGATAGAGTGCAGGATCACAGCCGAGGATCCAAACACCTTCACTCCGTGCCCTGGCAAGATCACAAAATATGTCTGCCCAGGCGGCCGCAATGTTAGAATGGATAGCCACATCTACCAAGACTACTCTATACCGCCGTATTACGACAGTATGATCGGCAAGCTCGTTGTTTGGGACACTGATAGAAATAGAGCTATTCATAAGATGAAAGTAGCTCTTGATCAGCTCATAATAAATGGCATAAAAACAACAAAAGATTTTCACATCGCTATGATGGAAAACAAAGACTTTTTAAGCAATAACTACGATACAAATTATCTTTCAAGACACTAA
- the accB gene encoding acetyl-CoA carboxylase biotin carboxyl carrier protein, whose translation MKKEDIKELIEFFNDMEMNHIKIKSGDFEVEVEKFADYCAPAKPAVQAAAPAPTPVNVVVSSEVKPAANSPKDSIKSPMVGTFYAAPSPGAAPFVKVGQRVRKGDVVGIIEAMKIMNEIEAEFDCQITEMLVSDGQPVEFGLPLFGVEKN comes from the coding sequence ATGAAAAAAGAAGATATAAAAGAGCTTATCGAATTTTTTAATGATATGGAGATGAATCATATCAAGATAAAAAGTGGTGATTTTGAGGTCGAGGTAGAGAAATTTGCTGATTATTGCGCGCCTGCAAAGCCAGCGGTACAAGCAGCAGCTCCAGCGCCAACACCTGTAAATGTTGTCGTTAGCTCAGAGGTAAAACCAGCTGCAAATTCGCCAAAAGATAGCATAAAATCTCCTATGGTAGGTACTTTCTACGCTGCTCCAAGCCCAGGCGCTGCACCATTTGTAAAAGTAGGTCAAAGAGTGAGAAAAGGCGATGTAGTGGGCATAATCGAAGCTATGAAGATCATGAACGAGATCGAGGCTGAATTTGACTGCCAGATCACTGAGATGCTAGTCTCTGACGGACAGCCAGTTGAGTTTGGATTGCCGTTATTTGGCGTGGAGAAAAATTAA
- a CDS encoding DUF3737 family protein, translating into MQEKNAEIFTGERAMFGAKSVNFTNCIFEDGESPLKHSLNLKLNECVFAYKYPLWYANDIKLNGGYLEPLARAGMWYSTNLSFKDVVINAPKSFRKSSQISLENVNFSDASETLWGCAGVRIKNVFAKGDYFGANSENLEIDGLNLDGNYCFDSCKNVHITNSKLISKDAFWNCENVTAQNCLISGEYLAWNSKNVTLINCTIKSLQALCYVENLIVKDCIFMDTSLAFEYSSVDVSTSGAIKSIKNPKSGVIRAAKIDEIIIDENLVDTKDIKIIITEK; encoded by the coding sequence ATGCAAGAGAAAAATGCAGAAATTTTTACTGGCGAGCGTGCGATGTTTGGGGCAAAAAGTGTAAATTTTACAAACTGTATCTTTGAAGATGGCGAGTCACCACTAAAGCATAGCTTAAATTTAAAGCTAAATGAGTGCGTTTTTGCCTACAAATACCCACTTTGGTACGCAAACGACATTAAATTAAATGGCGGATACTTGGAGCCTCTAGCAAGAGCTGGCATGTGGTACAGTACAAATTTAAGCTTCAAAGACGTGGTCATCAACGCTCCAAAAAGCTTTAGAAAAAGCTCGCAAATTTCACTAGAAAATGTAAATTTTTCAGATGCTAGTGAAACACTTTGGGGATGCGCGGGCGTTAGGATAAAAAATGTTTTTGCAAAGGGGGATTACTTTGGGGCAAATAGCGAAAATTTAGAGATCGATGGGCTAAATTTAGATGGAAACTACTGCTTTGATAGTTGTAAAAATGTCCATATCACAAACTCAAAGCTCATTTCAAAAGATGCTTTTTGGAACTGCGAAAACGTGACCGCGCAAAATTGCCTAATCTCAGGCGAATATCTAGCTTGGAACTCAAAAAATGTGACGCTTATAAACTGCACGATAAAGAGCTTGCAAGCACTTTGTTACGTGGAAAATTTGATCGTAAAAGATTGCATTTTTATGGATACGAGTCTTGCGTTTGAATATTCAAGTGTCGATGTAAGCACAAGCGGAGCGATAAAAAGTATAAAAAATCCAAAAAGTGGCGTGATAAGGGCAGCAAAGATAGATGAGATCATCATCGATGAAAATTTAGTTGATACTAAAGACATTAAGATAATTATTACTGAAAAATAA
- the dcd gene encoding dCTP deaminase, producing the protein MGLKSDSWIRKMSVEKKMIVPFAEEQVGRGVVSYGVSSYGYDIRVGDEFKIFTNIGGTVVDPKNFDEKNVVDFKGDVCIVPPNSFALARTIEYFNMPDNVLAICLGKSTYARCGIIVNVTPFEPGFKGHITIEISNTTPLPAKIYANEGIAQVLFIEGDEPCEVTYADKNGKYQAQEGITLPRILK; encoded by the coding sequence ATGGGTTTAAAATCAGACTCTTGGATAAGGAAAATGTCGGTTGAAAAGAAGATGATCGTGCCATTTGCTGAGGAGCAGGTAGGTCGCGGCGTCGTTAGCTACGGTGTTTCAAGCTATGGCTATGATATCCGCGTGGGCGATGAGTTTAAAATTTTCACCAACATCGGCGGAACCGTGGTCGATCCGAAAAATTTTGACGAGAAAAACGTAGTAGATTTTAAGGGCGATGTCTGCATCGTGCCGCCAAATTCATTCGCTCTAGCGCGCACGATCGAGTACTTTAACATGCCAGATAACGTGCTAGCCATCTGCCTAGGCAAAAGCACATATGCAAGGTGCGGTATCATCGTAAACGTCACGCCTTTTGAGCCCGGATTTAAGGGGCACATCACGATAGAAATTTCAAACACGACGCCACTTCCTGCAAAAATTTATGCGAACGAAGGCATCGCGCAGGTGCTATTTATCGAGGGTGATGAGCCTTGCGAGGTAACTTATGCTGATAAAAACGGCAAATACCAAGCTCAAGAAGGCATCACGCTACCAAGAATTTTGAAGTGA